In Streptomyces sclerotialus, one genomic interval encodes:
- a CDS encoding DUF3068 domain-containing protein, producing MRKTASPLSLALLGSGVFLLVLAAMLAWYVEPRAKRTPVDVDVTTVFTGTGRYFETEDLETRKGRITITRHVLGDVAASERSGRAVWDVSTTVDTPRTLRLKDPRKALLWTTARWVTDRRTNEPVHCCGESPARYEGEAYLKFPFDVQRRTYRWWDDTLQAAVPLRFAGTRWVAGYQGYVFTGSVPPARTGSRQVPGKLVGRKKQPQIQAEEWYANGGIELVVDRRTGRIVDAVISPRRTLRAPGGERDVVTLLDGRRLRFTPATRRAQVALADADATKLRLAGETVPPWTAGAGGVLALAGAVLVAIGRRPRPDAARGDEEAGGTGPEFVTPVSGQGGARGEH from the coding sequence ATGCGGAAGACTGCCTCACCCCTGTCCCTGGCGCTGCTCGGCAGCGGCGTCTTCCTGCTGGTACTGGCGGCGATGCTGGCCTGGTACGTGGAGCCGCGGGCGAAGCGCACCCCCGTGGACGTCGACGTCACCACGGTCTTCACCGGTACCGGGCGCTACTTCGAGACGGAGGACCTGGAGACCAGAAAGGGCCGGATCACCATCACCCGGCACGTGCTCGGCGACGTGGCGGCGAGCGAGCGCAGCGGGCGCGCCGTGTGGGACGTGTCCACCACCGTCGACACCCCTCGGACGCTGCGGCTGAAGGACCCCCGTAAGGCGCTGCTGTGGACCACGGCACGCTGGGTCACCGACCGGCGGACGAACGAGCCCGTGCACTGCTGCGGGGAGTCCCCCGCGCGTTACGAGGGCGAGGCGTACCTGAAGTTCCCCTTCGACGTGCAGCGGCGCACGTACCGCTGGTGGGACGACACGCTGCAGGCGGCGGTCCCGCTCAGGTTCGCCGGGACGCGGTGGGTGGCGGGCTATCAGGGCTACGTGTTCACGGGGTCCGTGCCGCCGGCCAGGACGGGCAGCAGGCAGGTGCCGGGCAAGCTCGTGGGCCGGAAGAAGCAGCCGCAGATCCAGGCCGAGGAGTGGTACGCCAACGGTGGGATCGAGCTGGTCGTGGACCGGCGCACCGGCCGGATCGTCGACGCCGTGATCTCGCCGCGCAGGACGCTGCGGGCGCCCGGCGGGGAGCGGGACGTGGTCACGCTGCTGGACGGCCGGCGGCTGCGCTTCACGCCCGCCACCCGGCGCGCGCAGGTGGCGCTGGCGGACGCGGACGCCACGAAGCTGCGGCTGGCCGGGGAGACGGTCCCGCCGTGGACGGCCGGGGCGGGCGGCGTACTGGCCCTGGCGGGCGCGGTGCTCGTGGCCATCGGGCGGCGACCGCGCCCCGATGCTGCGCGCGGTGACGAAGAGGCGGGCGGCACCGGGCCGGAATTTGTCACTCCGGTGAGTGGCCAGGGCGGGGCACGCGGCGAACACTGA